A genomic region of Staphylococcus roterodami contains the following coding sequences:
- the pmtC gene encoding phenol-soluble modulin export ABC transporter ATP-binding protein PmtC, translating to MKLEHITKKYGSNVVLNDIDFDFGDSRIVGLIGKNGVGKTTIMKVMNGNIINFDGKMDIDNADNIGFLIEHPKLYDNKSGLYNLKLFAQVLGKGFDKSYTDKIIDAFGMRPYIKKKVKKYSMGMKQKLAIAVSLMNKPKFLILDEPTNGMDPDGSIDVLNTIKSLVNELDMRILISSHKLEDIELICDRAVFLRDGHFVQDVNMEEGVASDTTIVTVDHKDFDRTEKYLAEHYQLQNVNKAEGHLMINSQKNYQALLKALSELDIYPKYIETRKSSLRDTYFNINQRGDK from the coding sequence ATTAATAGGGAAAAACGGTGTTGGTAAAACGACAATTATGAAAGTAATGAATGGAAATATTATTAACTTTGATGGAAAAATGGATATTGATAATGCTGATAATATCGGTTTTTTAATTGAGCATCCTAAGTTGTATGATAATAAATCTGGATTATACAATTTGAAATTGTTTGCACAAGTACTAGGCAAAGGTTTTGATAAGTCATACACAGACAAAATTATTGATGCTTTTGGTATGCGTCCATATATTAAAAAGAAAGTTAAAAAATATTCAATGGGTATGAAACAAAAATTAGCCATTGCAGTATCGTTAATGAATAAACCTAAATTTTTAATCTTGGATGAGCCTACAAATGGTATGGATCCAGATGGCTCAATCGATGTGCTAAATACAATTAAGTCTTTAGTGAACGAACTTGATATGAGAATTTTAATATCAAGTCATAAGTTAGAAGATATTGAATTGATTTGCGATAGAGCAGTATTTTTGAGAGATGGACATTTTGTTCAAGATGTAAACATGGAAGAAGGTGTTGCATCTGACACAACGATAGTAACTGTTGATCATAAAGATTTCGATAGAACTGAAAAATATCTTGCAGAGCATTACCAATTACAAAATGTTAACAAAGCAGAAGGTCATTTAATGATTAATTCTCAAAAAAATTATCAAGCTTTACTTAAAGCATTATCTGAATTAGACATTTATCCTAAATATATTGAAACACGTAAAAGTTCATTGCGTGATACGTACTTCAATATCAATCAAAGAGGTGATAAATAA